A single region of the Drosophila takahashii strain IR98-3 E-12201 chromosome 2R, DtakHiC1v2, whole genome shotgun sequence genome encodes:
- the Crtp gene encoding trichohyalin, producing MNVCKPKEVGPDGLFVRKRFTRHPVVISAKRFAAIQGRSRQDEKHAQLEAVEEERRYRQYLKDGNDLLCSLFTDPNVPRVKKSARAKSKEAMAVVKDVDTKLADERLRKQRILRANNLLEQLKPGPRALHQALLHSEMIHQRRYNEALNEEIAEAARAQEQADEELCPAALVPFGHATEEEEVARQTERNQEHAKLMREDIAQREKIREAEREQRIFEVQVERAQYKCLQDKEERALKEKKARKIAFYRKAHRDAIQEKAEIAEHERICEAIDDRRNCVYIVASRNLDTRYGSHVKQLRQKRQLEREEQALRVSQAQQVLQRKLEERQEQAEDRHAFETQVDQNRRQCELEVLAKQRRAYQLEERQQDAEKRRRERELQRFHVARRLKNAEANRYFEASQKRKRDKVKEDLRQVLFGQREEFLEKRRAELMNLAACNEDPYLEDDKKFFEQAVQIMEESRKVGRPLYPIATAVDRYERQNQLDMRPEGRMVKRSRLRDYCWPGFFSKAELAYRKYEQREMCREEQVADRHQIYCNSVKIKKLAEVEKPYSPCVASCPINCFHRRGMPATDSRESFDYARHVCYTDPPTVGACPIPMQVIHNDPLDNQRKISQQSMKLPPMPKDLVEAKEPPSFRKAVRDVMNMNTFNQTEVATPTVKESRTSLKGPPTPVKSAKNTPPEAKTPELPKSQPPVRPRMKRGSKVVKPPPTGNDTPAPVPNPTGTWGSGSLQPAAKKKSK from the exons ATGAATGTGTGCAAGCCCAAGGAGGTGGGTCCGGATGGACTTTTCGTGAGGAAGCGCTTCACTCGCCACCCGGTGGTGATTTCGGCCAAGCGGTTTGCGGCCATCCAAGGACGTTCTCGCCAGGACGAGAAGCACGCCCAGCTGGAGGCCGTCGAGGAGGAGCGTAGGTACAGGCAGTACCTGAAGGACGGCAACGATCTGCTGTGCAGCCTGTTCACGGATCCCAATGTGCCGAGGGTCAAGAAGTCGGCCAGGGCCAAGAGCAAGGAGGCCATGGCTGTGGTCAAGGACGTGGACACCAAGCTGGCCGACGAGCGTCTGCGCAAGCAGCGCATCCTGAGGGCCAACAATCTGCTGGAGCAACTGAAGCCGGGACCGAGGGCCCTGCACCAGGCCCTCCTCCACAGCGAGATGATCCACCAGAGGCGGTACAATGAGGCGCTTAACGAGGAGATTGCCGAGGCGGCCCGAGCCCAGGAGCAGGCCGACGAGGAGCTGTGTCCTGCGGCTCTGGTGCCCTTCGGCCATGccaccgaggaggaggaggtggccaGGCAGACGGAGCGGAACCAGGAGCACGCCAAGCTGATGCGCGAGGACATCGCGCAGCGCGAGAAGATCAGGGAGGCCGAGCGGGAGCAGCGGATCTTCGAGGTGCAGGTGGAGCGGGCGCAGTACAAGTGCCTGCAGGACAAGGAGGAGCGGGCGCTCAAGGAGAAGAAGGCCAGGAAGATCGCCTTCTACCGCAAGGCCCATCGGGATGCCATCCAGGAGAAGGCCGAGATTGCGGAGC ATGAGAGGATCTGCGAGGCCATCGACGACCGGCGCAACTGCGTCTACATCGTGGCCAGCCGCAACCTGGACACCCGCTACGGCAGCCACGTGAAGCAGCTGCGCCAGAAGCGCCAGCTGGAGCGGGAGGAGCAGGCGCTGCGCGTCAGCCAGGCGCAGCAGGTGCTGCAGAGGAAGCTGGAGGAGCGGCAGGAGCAGGCGGAGGACCGGCACGCCTTCGAGACGCAGGTGGACCAGAACCGGCGGCAGTGCGAGCTGGAGGTCCTGGCCAAGCAGCGGCGGGCCTATCAGCTGGAGGAGCGGCAGCAGGATGCCGAGAAGCGGCGGCGGGAGAGGGAACTGCAACGCTTCCATGTGGCGCGTCGTCTCAAGAACGCGGAGGCGAATCGCTACTTCGAGGCCTCGCAGAAGAGGAAGCGCGACAAGGTCAAGGAGGATCTGCGCCAGGTGCTCTTTGGCCAACGCGAGGAGTTCCTCGAGAAGCGCCGCGCCGAGCTGATGAACCTGGCCGCCTGCAACGAGGATCCCTACCTGGAGGACGACAAGAAGTTCTTCGAGCAGGCGGTGCAGATCATGGAGGAGTCCCGCAAGGTGGGTCGTCCTCTGTATCCCATTGCCACCGCCGTGGATCGCTACGAGCGGCAGAACCAGCTGGACATGCGACCCGAGGGCAGGATGGTGAAGAGGAGCCGCCTGCGCGACTACTGCTGGCCGGGATTCTTCTCCAAGGCGGAGCTGGCCTACCGCAAGTACGAGCAGCGGGAGATGTGCCGCGAGGAGCAGGTGGCCGATCGCCATCAGATCTACTGCAACTCGGTGAAGATCAAGAAGCTGGCGGAGGTGGAGAAGCCCTACTCGCCCTGTGTGGCCTCCTGTCCCATCAATTGCTTCCATCGTCGGGGAATGCCCGCTACGGATAGCCGGGAATCCTTCGACTATGCCCGTCATGTTTGCTACACGGATCCACCAACAGTGGGTGCCTGTCCCATTCCCATGCAGGTTATACACAATGATCCGTTGGATAACCAAAGGAAGATCAGCCAGCAGTCCATGAAACTGCCCCCCATGCCAAAGGATTTAGTGGAAGCCAAGGAACCTCCCTCCTTTCGCAAGGCTGTGAGGGATGTTATGAATATGAATACCTTTAATCAAACGGAAGTGGCCACTCCCACTGTCAAGGAGTCCAGAACCAGCCTCAAAGGACCTCCTACACCTGTTAAATCAGCCAAGAACACTCCACCCGAAGCCAAAACCCCCGAGCTACCCAAATCCCAGCCTCCTGTGAGGCCCAGAATGAAACGGGGTTCCAAGGTGGTGAAACCACCACCCACTGGTAATGATACCCCAGCACCTGTGCCCAATCCCACTGGAACCTGGGGATCCGGGTCCCTGCAGCCGGCGGCCAAGAAGAAATCCAAGTaa
- the Ssl gene encoding suppressor-of-stellate-like protein isoform X1 — protein sequence MSCSSTPSRHSNDLVGDGSWIGWFLGIKGNDFLCRVPTDYIEDKFNLTGLEFFSQTLDLVLEPEFEIPGWDNTVDTSDAEQLYGMIHARYILTARGVEDMCLKYERGDFGSCPRVFCKGQRTLPVGLSDQWNQSHVKIYCPRCQDIFQPRSRCGLLDGAMFGTGFPHMFFMQLPSMRPHPPKEKYVARLYGFKIHKQALMPYEPAEVLPKNHGSSTSKSTFLASTNPMTLPNPSRRSIRGLNV from the exons ATGTCGTGCTC ATCCACCCCGTCTAGACACAGCAACGACTTGGTGGGAGATGGCAGCTGGATCGGCTGGTTCTTGGGGATCAAGGGCAACGATTTCCTGTGCCGCGTGCCCACCGACTACATCGAGGATAAGTTCAACTTGACGGGCCTGGAGTTCTTCAGCCAGACCTTGGACTTGGTCCTGGAACCGGAGTTCGAGATTCCGGGCTGGGACAATACGGTGGATACGTCGGACGCGGAGCAGCTGTACGGCATGATCCACGCCAGATATATCCTGACAGCGAGGGGCGTGGAGGATATGTGTCTGAAGTACGAGAGGGGTGACTTTGGCTCCTGTCCGCGGGTCTTCTGCAAGGGCCAAAGGACCCTGCCCGTCGGCCTCTCCGATCAGTGGAATCAGTCCCACGTGAAGATATATTGTCCCCGTTGCCAGGACATCTTTCAGCCCAGATCTCGTTGTGGATTGCTCGATGGAGCCATGTTTGGAACCGGTTTCCCACACATGTTTTTCATGCAACTCCCTAGCATGAGACCCCATCCTCCGAAGGAGAAGTACGTGGCCCG TCTCTATGGCTTCAAGATCCATAAGCAGGCCCTGATGCCATATGAACCGGCTGAAGTGCTTCCCAAGAATCACGGATCTTCGACCAGCAAGTCCACCTTCTTGGCTTCCACAAATCCAATGACACTACCTAATCCTTCACGTCGCTCTATAAGAGGGCTGAATGTCTAA
- the Ssl gene encoding suppressor-of-stellate-like protein isoform X2, which translates to MSCSHSNDLVGDGSWIGWFLGIKGNDFLCRVPTDYIEDKFNLTGLEFFSQTLDLVLEPEFEIPGWDNTVDTSDAEQLYGMIHARYILTARGVEDMCLKYERGDFGSCPRVFCKGQRTLPVGLSDQWNQSHVKIYCPRCQDIFQPRSRCGLLDGAMFGTGFPHMFFMQLPSMRPHPPKEKYVARLYGFKIHKQALMPYEPAEVLPKNHGSSTSKSTFLASTNPMTLPNPSRRSIRGLNV; encoded by the exons ATGTCGTGCTC ACACAGCAACGACTTGGTGGGAGATGGCAGCTGGATCGGCTGGTTCTTGGGGATCAAGGGCAACGATTTCCTGTGCCGCGTGCCCACCGACTACATCGAGGATAAGTTCAACTTGACGGGCCTGGAGTTCTTCAGCCAGACCTTGGACTTGGTCCTGGAACCGGAGTTCGAGATTCCGGGCTGGGACAATACGGTGGATACGTCGGACGCGGAGCAGCTGTACGGCATGATCCACGCCAGATATATCCTGACAGCGAGGGGCGTGGAGGATATGTGTCTGAAGTACGAGAGGGGTGACTTTGGCTCCTGTCCGCGGGTCTTCTGCAAGGGCCAAAGGACCCTGCCCGTCGGCCTCTCCGATCAGTGGAATCAGTCCCACGTGAAGATATATTGTCCCCGTTGCCAGGACATCTTTCAGCCCAGATCTCGTTGTGGATTGCTCGATGGAGCCATGTTTGGAACCGGTTTCCCACACATGTTTTTCATGCAACTCCCTAGCATGAGACCCCATCCTCCGAAGGAGAAGTACGTGGCCCG TCTCTATGGCTTCAAGATCCATAAGCAGGCCCTGATGCCATATGAACCGGCTGAAGTGCTTCCCAAGAATCACGGATCTTCGACCAGCAAGTCCACCTTCTTGGCTTCCACAAATCCAATGACACTACCTAATCCTTCACGTCGCTCTATAAGAGGGCTGAATGTCTAA
- the LOC123002731 gene encoding proteasome subunit alpha type-7-1B isoform X2: MAERYDRAVTIYSPDGHLLQVEYAQEAVRRGSTVVGLRTSNAIVLGVEKRSVGDLQEERVVRKICMLDDHVALTFSGLTADARILVNRAQMESQSHRLNFEKPVSVEYITRALLKCGLQRVKAVSFY, translated from the exons ATGGCCGAACGGTATGATCGAGCTGTGACCATCTACTCACCCGATGGCCACCTTCTGCAGGTGGAATATGCCCAGGAGGCCGTTCGCCGGGGCTCCACTGTG GTGGGTCTGCGCACCAGCAACGCCATCGTGCTCGGCGTGGAGAAGAGGTCCGTGGGCGATTTGCAGGAGGAGCGAGTGGTGCGCAAGATTTGCATGCTCGACGACCACGTGGCGTTGACTTTTTCGGGGCTCACGGCGGATGCACGGATCCTGGTTAACCGCGCCCAAATGGAGTCCCAGAGTCATCGCTTGAATTTCGAGAAGCCCGTGTCCGTGGAGTACATAACCCG TGCTTTACTCAAATGTGGGCTTCAGAGGGTTAAGGCTGTGAGCTTTTATTGA
- the LOC123002731 gene encoding proteasome subunit alpha type-7-1B isoform X1, with product MAERYDRAVTIYSPDGHLLQVEYAQEAVRRGSTVVGLRTSNAIVLGVEKRSVGDLQEERVVRKICMLDDHVALTFSGLTADARILVNRAQMESQSHRLNFEKPVSVEYITRVSSFTFGSPGYHIGRQKFTTSTYFLNQVLYSNVGFRGLRL from the exons ATGGCCGAACGGTATGATCGAGCTGTGACCATCTACTCACCCGATGGCCACCTTCTGCAGGTGGAATATGCCCAGGAGGCCGTTCGCCGGGGCTCCACTGTG GTGGGTCTGCGCACCAGCAACGCCATCGTGCTCGGCGTGGAGAAGAGGTCCGTGGGCGATTTGCAGGAGGAGCGAGTGGTGCGCAAGATTTGCATGCTCGACGACCACGTGGCGTTGACTTTTTCGGGGCTCACGGCGGATGCACGGATCCTGGTTAACCGCGCCCAAATGGAGTCCCAGAGTCATCGCTTGAATTTCGAGAAGCCCGTGTCCGTGGAGTACATAACCCG GGTTTCCTCCTTCACTTTTGGTTCCCCAGGCTATCATATTGGACGTCAAAAGTTTACCACCtctacttattttttaaaccaagTGCTTTACTCAAATGTGGGCTTCAGAGGGTTAAGGCTGTGA
- the Prosalpha4T2 gene encoding proteasome subunit alpha type-7-1B: MAERYDRAVTIYSPDGHLLQVEYAQEAVRRGSTVVGLRTNNAIVLGVEKRSVGDLQEERVVRKICMLDDHVALTFSGLTADARILVNRAQMESQSHRLNFEKPVSVEYITRFIAQLKQNYTQSNGRRPFGLSCLVGGFDEDGTPHLFQTEPSGIYYEWRASTTGRSGQPVRDYMEKHAEEILASADEPAAIRHIVRTLVAVSSLTASQMDVAVLRFGQPLRMIDRKVLTDLVRSVRSELEAEAEASRLKRAA, translated from the exons ATGGCCGAACGGTATGATCGAGCTGTGACCATCTACTCACCCGATGGCCACCTTCTGCAGGTGGAATATGCCCAGGAGGCCGTTCGCCGGGGCTCCACTGTG GTGGGTCTGCGCACCAACAACGCCATCGTGCTCGGCGTGGAGAAGAGGTCCGTGGGCGATTTGCAGGAGGAGCGAGTGGTGCGCAAGATTTGCATGCTCGACGACCACGTGGCGTTGACTTTTTCGGGGCTCACGGCGGATGCACGGATCCTGGTTAACCGCGCCCAAATGGAGTCCCAGAGTCATCGCTTGAATTTCGAGAAGCCCGTGTCCGTGGAGTACATAACCCG CTTCATAGCGCAGCTGAAGCAGAACTACACGCAGAGCAATGGCAGGCGGCCGTTCGGATTGTCCTGTTTGGTCGGCGGCTTCGACGAGGACGGCACTCCGCACCTGTTCCAAACGGAGCCCTCGGGCATCTACTACGAGTGGAGGGCCAGCACCACCGGTCGCTCCGGCCAGCCCGTTCGCGATTATATGGAGAAGCACGCGGAGGAGATTCTGGCCTCCGCCGACGAGCCCGCGGCCATCAGGCACATAGTCCGCACCCTGGTCGCCGTGTCCTCGCTGACGGCCAGCCAAATGGACGTGGCGGTGCTTAGGTTCGGGCAACCACTGCGTATGATTGATCGCAAAGTGCTGACCGATCTGGTGCGCTCCGTTCGCTCCGAATTGGAGGCCGAGGCGGAGGCCAGTAGGCTCAAGCGAGCTGCCTGA